In Rattus norvegicus strain BN/NHsdMcwi chromosome 3, GRCr8, whole genome shotgun sequence, a genomic segment contains:
- the LOC134486238 gene encoding Y-linked testis-specific protein 1-like, with protein MVGRAVEHKFEGKHASKDNWRGVVPSQVRIMKNWFSITYEKDTVLYIYQLLDDYTEGNLRIIPETPPAEVKSDVNSDILTGQCVQFTRSDGSKKIGKVIYQVLAKPSVYFIKFYGDVHI; from the coding sequence atggttggccgagcagtggagcataaatttgagggcaaacatgcctctaaggacaactggaggggggtggtcccatCCCAGGTGCGAATCATGAAGAACTGGTTTTctatcacctacgagaaagatacAGTCCtttacatctaccagctcctggatgattacacagaaggtaacctccgtatcattccagagactcctccagcagaggtgaagtcagacgttaacagcgacatcttaacaggtcaatgtgtgcagttcaccagaagcgacgggtccaaaaagatcggcaaagtcatttaccaagttctagccaagccttctgtgtacttcatcaagttttatggcgacgtccacatctaa